The DNA window CATTTCCAAGGCCATGCTGGAGCGGGAACGGGGCGTGGTACAGAACGAAAAACGCCAGGGCGAGAACCAGCCCTATGGGCGGGTGCACCTGGAAAAGTCGGCGAAGATGTACCCGTATTCGCACCCCTATTCGTGGCCGGTAATCGGCAGCATGGAAGACCTGGCGGCCGCGTCGCTGGACGATATCCGCGAGTGGTACCGCACGTACTACGGGCCGAACAATGCCGTGATCGCGCTGGCCGGCGATATCACGCCGGAGCGCGCGCTGGAACTTGTGAAGAAGTATTTCGAGTCGATTCCGCCAGGACTGCCGCTGCCACGTACGGAGGCGTGGATTCCACGGCTCGAGCGCACCGTGCGCGATGAAATGGCAGACCACGTGCCGCAGGTGCGCATCTACCGCAGCTGGCATGTGCCAGGCTGGCGCGACATGGACACGGTCAAGCTCGGCATGTTCTCGGATGTGCTGGCCAATTCGAAGAATGCGCGCCTGAACCGCCGGCTGATCGACGAGAAGCAGCTCGCCACCGGGGTATCGGCCGGCGTCGACACCAGTGAACTGTCGAGTACATTCGACATCGCCGTGACCGTGCGCCCCGGCGTCGATCCCGCGCTGGTGGAAAAGGAACTCGACGCCGTGCTGGCCGACCTGCTGGACAGGGGACCGACGGCGCAGGAAGTGGCGCGGGTCAAGGCCAGTACGCTGGCGGCGTTTGCGCGCAATATCGAGCGCCTGGGCGGTTTCGGCGGCCGCTCGGACGTGCTGGCGGAAAGCATGACCTATGGCGGCACACCGGATGCCTACCTCCAGCAGCTCGACACACTGTCCGGTGCGCAAGCGGCCGCGATCAAGGCCACGGCCGCGCAATGGCTGCGCGCGCCCTTCTACGCCATGACGGTGAAGCCGTTCGCCAAGGTGTCGGCGGCCGCCACGACCGTCGACCGCAAGATCCTGCCGGCGCTGGGCGATGCGCCGGACGTGAAGTTCCCGGCCATGCAGAAAGCCACGCTGTCGAATGGCCTGAACGTGGTACTGCTGGAACGGCATTCGGCGCCCATCGTCAACGTGGCGCTGGCGATCGATGCGGGCACGGCGGCCGACACGCCGGACAAGGCGGGCCTGGCCTCGCTGACGCTGGAGCTGCTGGACAAGGGGACGAAGGCACGCGATGCGTACCAGATGTCCGACGCGCTCCAGTCGCTGGGCGCGCGCCTGTCCACAGGCACCGGACCGGACATGTCGCTGGTGCGGCTGCAAGCCACGTCGGCCAACCTTGCGCCATCGCTGGCGCTGCTGGCCGAAGCCGCGCTGGCGCCGGCCTTCCCCGCCGACCAGTTCGCACTGGCGAAGCAGCGCCGGCTGGCCGGCATCGCGCAGGAAAAGGCGCAGCCGAATGCGCTAGCGCTGCGCACGCTGCCGGCGATCCTGTACGGTGCCGGCAGCAGCTATGCCCTGCCGGCTTCCGGCTTCGAAGCTTCGGTGGCAAGCCTGGCACGGGACGACCTCGTGCGCTGGCATCGCGACTGGTTCAAGCCAGGCAGTGCGACGATCGTCGTCACCGGCGACACGACACTCGCGCAAGCGATGCCGCTGCTGGAAGCGGCCTTCGGCAAATGGCAGGCCGGGCGCTCGCCCGCCAAGGCAGCGCTCACTGCCCCTGCCCCTGCTCCCGCCTCCGCTTCCGCGCCAGCGCCGGCGAAGCAGATCTACCTGATCGACAAGCCCGATGCGCAGCAGTCGACGATCCTGGCCGGCCACCTGTCGCTGCCGCCCGGCCAGCCGGAAGACCTGGCGATGGAACCGGTAATGCAGAACTTCGGCGGCATGGCCACCTCGCGCCTGAACCGCAACCTGCGGCTCGACAAGCACTGGAGCTATGGCGGCACGGGCCGCCTGACGAGCGTGCGCGGCCCCCGCCATTTCTTCACGCTGATCGCCGTGCAGTCCGACAAGACGATGGAATCGCTGGTCGAGGTGGACAAGGAAATCCGCGACATCGCCGGCAAGCGGCCGATCGAAGGAGAAGAGTTCGCGAGCATCATGCGCAACATGACGTCGCGCCTGGCCGGCCGGTTCGAAACGATCAACGCGCTCGAGTCGG is part of the Pseudoduganella lutea genome and encodes:
- a CDS encoding M16 family metallopeptidase, with the protein product MKRTIALAIALASLACLGNGTLAAQAAPKGPAPKAPAAAPYQRQAYVIPYKQFTLQNGLTLIVHEDHSVPVVGVNIWYHVGSRNEKRGKTGFAHLFEHFFFNGSENHPHGFREAMDDLGANNRNGTTNTDRTNFFEDVPVSALERTLYLEADRMGFLGNYISKAMLERERGVVQNEKRQGENQPYGRVHLEKSAKMYPYSHPYSWPVIGSMEDLAAASLDDIREWYRTYYGPNNAVIALAGDITPERALELVKKYFESIPPGLPLPRTEAWIPRLERTVRDEMADHVPQVRIYRSWHVPGWRDMDTVKLGMFSDVLANSKNARLNRRLIDEKQLATGVSAGVDTSELSSTFDIAVTVRPGVDPALVEKELDAVLADLLDRGPTAQEVARVKASTLAAFARNIERLGGFGGRSDVLAESMTYGGTPDAYLQQLDTLSGAQAAAIKATAAQWLRAPFYAMTVKPFAKVSAAATTVDRKILPALGDAPDVKFPAMQKATLSNGLNVVLLERHSAPIVNVALAIDAGTAADTPDKAGLASLTLELLDKGTKARDAYQMSDALQSLGARLSTGTGPDMSLVRLQATSANLAPSLALLAEAALAPAFPADQFALAKQRRLAGIAQEKAQPNALALRTLPAILYGAGSSYALPASGFEASVASLARDDLVRWHRDWFKPGSATIVVTGDTTLAQAMPLLEAAFGKWQAGRSPAKAALTAPAPAPASASAPAPAKQIYLIDKPDAQQSTILAGHLSLPPGQPEDLAMEPVMQNFGGMATSRLNRNLRLDKHWSYGGTGRLTSVRGPRHFFTLIAVQSDKTMESLVEVDKEIRDIAGKRPIEGEEFASIMRNMTSRLAGRFETINALESAALETINLGLPEDYWANYASNMRTLQSAQLAGAAGKFIRPDAVTWLVVGDLKKIEPRIRELGWGKWSCSTTMASGYGDSVLWQFMTYGKVCARSKWRHPWCVRWHFL